A region from the Hyalangium gracile genome encodes:
- a CDS encoding response regulator codes for MSASSPLFGDLLLKLGIVTPSQVQEALALQSLTGQRVGEALISLGYVTREQIQDALGEALGLNSERSAAHPPLGELLVGMKYISLGQLEEALAFQRKDGRKLGEILVEMGHCTYKQIYEALSLQGRISGRQEPPRPATEGKHRVMVVDDSPLACAFVQEGLEALGYEVLCFDDPYKALEQVSKVQPAIVLTDLDMPGLDGVELCRRLKDGPARQVPVIILTANDGETERVQGLRAGADDYVNKSASMDELSARIESVMRRTGETERMRKLFARYTSDAVVDEILKSPDTVVLTGEKREVTVLFADIRNFTGLAESLPPEQVVGVLNQVLGRLSDAVLTAGGTLDKFLGDGLMAVWGAPVHRSDDALRALQASKMMMTAMEELRTQAEVEWAASRSDGRPLVLELGIGINSGVVVAGNIGGAMRTEYTCIGDAVNVAARLCALAGPGEILVGERTRELVQGREMAFEDLPPVRLKGKQQPVPLYRAL; via the coding sequence ATGAGTGCCTCCAGTCCCCTCTTTGGTGACCTCCTACTCAAGCTGGGCATCGTCACGCCCAGCCAGGTACAGGAAGCGCTCGCGCTGCAATCCCTCACCGGACAGCGCGTGGGCGAGGCCCTCATCTCCCTGGGCTACGTCACCCGCGAGCAGATCCAGGACGCGCTCGGCGAGGCGCTGGGGCTCAACAGCGAGCGCAGCGCCGCGCACCCGCCGCTGGGCGAGCTGCTGGTGGGGATGAAGTACATCTCCCTGGGGCAGCTCGAGGAGGCGCTCGCCTTCCAGCGCAAGGATGGGCGCAAGCTCGGTGAAATCCTCGTCGAGATGGGCCACTGCACCTACAAGCAGATATACGAGGCGCTCAGCCTGCAGGGCCGCATCTCCGGGCGCCAGGAGCCGCCGCGGCCGGCCACCGAGGGCAAGCACCGGGTGATGGTGGTGGATGACAGCCCGCTGGCGTGCGCCTTCGTGCAGGAGGGCCTCGAGGCGCTGGGCTACGAGGTGCTCTGCTTCGACGACCCGTACAAGGCGCTGGAGCAGGTGAGCAAGGTGCAGCCGGCCATCGTCCTGACGGACCTGGACATGCCGGGGCTGGACGGGGTGGAGCTGTGCCGGCGGCTGAAGGACGGGCCGGCGCGGCAGGTGCCCGTCATCATCCTCACCGCCAACGACGGCGAGACGGAGCGCGTGCAGGGCCTGCGCGCCGGCGCGGACGACTACGTCAACAAGTCCGCCTCCATGGACGAGCTGTCCGCGCGGATCGAAAGCGTCATGCGCCGCACGGGCGAGACGGAGCGCATGCGCAAGCTGTTCGCGCGCTACACCTCCGACGCGGTGGTGGACGAGATTCTCAAGAGCCCGGACACGGTGGTGCTCACCGGCGAGAAGCGCGAGGTGACGGTGCTCTTCGCGGACATCCGCAACTTCACCGGGCTGGCGGAGAGCCTGCCTCCCGAGCAGGTGGTGGGTGTGCTCAACCAGGTGCTCGGGCGGCTGTCGGACGCGGTGCTGACGGCGGGCGGCACGCTGGACAAGTTCCTCGGGGACGGGCTGATGGCGGTGTGGGGCGCGCCGGTGCACCGCTCGGACGATGCGCTGCGCGCGCTGCAGGCCTCGAAGATGATGATGACGGCCATGGAGGAGCTGCGCACGCAGGCGGAGGTGGAGTGGGCGGCCAGCAGGAGCGACGGCCGGCCGCTGGTGCTGGAGCTGGGCATCGGCATCAACTCGGGCGTGGTGGTGGCCGGCAACATCGGCGGCGCCATGCGCACCGAGTACACCTGCATCGGCGACGCGGTGAACGTGGCCGCGCGCCTGTGCGCCCTGGCCGGCCCGGGAGAGATTCTGGTGGGCGAGCGCACCCGCGAGCTCGTCCAGGGCCGCGAGATGGCGTTCGAGGATCTGCCGCCGGTGCGGCTCAAGGGCAAGCAGCAGCCCGTGCCCCTCTACCGCGCGCTGTGA
- a CDS encoding type II secretion system protein GspG codes for MSEQPPVQKRPSPLRLFLGIAVVVCVAVTTATLAFRRPEDPSWPRVHADLTALNEALQKYHAKHGRYPDEHGTLQVLVPEFLPAVPVDPWGRPYVYENNGRKPLLITFGQDGERGGMGVEQDHNQDDGHVR; via the coding sequence ATGAGCGAGCAACCCCCTGTCCAGAAGCGTCCCTCGCCGCTGCGGCTCTTCCTGGGCATCGCGGTGGTGGTGTGCGTGGCGGTGACCACCGCGACGCTCGCCTTCCGTCGCCCGGAGGATCCCTCCTGGCCGCGCGTCCACGCGGACCTGACGGCGCTCAACGAGGCGCTCCAGAAGTACCACGCGAAGCACGGCCGCTACCCCGACGAGCACGGCACGCTGCAGGTGCTCGTGCCCGAGTTCCTGCCCGCGGTGCCGGTGGACCCGTGGGGGCGGCCGTACGTGTACGAGAACAACGGCAGGAAGCCGCTGCTCATCACCTTCGGCCAGGACGGCGAGCGCGGAGGGATGGGCGTCGAGCAGGACCACAACCAGGACGACGGCCACGTGCGCTGA
- a CDS encoding universal stress protein, which produces MPVVCVTNLSPHSMRAGTAAAAVAIRLQEPLALYGVADQEAAAAEGTQPLRERLELEASRLRALGARVHSVRLSRLEELVSDEECRQARWLVVASDGWHTSALRRALPPEKLVRRACAPVLVVRNDGALVDWARGRRRLLVLAGVDAQDASDGSAAFLHALREVGPCDVIAAYVCSPPEQRERLGIHTPVRVELLDPVVRGIQALDPMVEQVLRRELKERVGELPGEGRLELHLEPGYGRRADHLLHVARERGADLVVVGTHQRAGLQRWWHGSVSEGVLRHAEQSVVCVPPQQGASRQPSPPRTLLVPVDFSEASLRAIAQARLMVGEGGRIHLLHVHHKRLGDPDWTDHYGVLPEPPAERQEVLRRLEALVPQGEQGVRWSVEGVSAADIPVAICQAAEREGVDLVCVGATETRLGRIGGLARELMARCHRPVLVVPPTAAAGEPRGWAPEGIHQQ; this is translated from the coding sequence ATGCCTGTCGTCTGCGTCACGAACCTGTCCCCGCACTCGATGAGAGCAGGCACCGCCGCCGCGGCCGTGGCCATCCGACTCCAGGAACCCCTGGCGCTGTATGGCGTGGCGGACCAGGAGGCAGCGGCCGCCGAGGGCACGCAGCCCCTGCGCGAGCGGCTCGAGCTGGAGGCCTCTCGGCTGCGCGCGCTGGGCGCGCGGGTGCACTCGGTGAGGCTCTCCCGGCTCGAGGAGCTGGTCAGCGACGAGGAGTGCCGGCAGGCCCGGTGGCTGGTGGTGGCCTCGGACGGCTGGCACACCTCGGCCCTGCGCCGCGCCCTGCCCCCCGAGAAGCTGGTGCGCCGCGCCTGCGCCCCGGTGCTGGTGGTGCGCAACGACGGGGCGCTGGTGGACTGGGCGCGCGGCCGGCGGCGCCTGCTGGTGCTGGCGGGCGTGGATGCCCAGGACGCTTCGGACGGCTCGGCGGCCTTCCTGCACGCGCTGCGCGAGGTGGGGCCGTGTGACGTGATTGCCGCGTACGTCTGCTCGCCGCCGGAGCAGCGCGAGCGGCTGGGCATCCACACCCCGGTGCGCGTGGAGCTGCTGGACCCCGTGGTGCGCGGGATTCAGGCGTTGGATCCGATGGTGGAGCAGGTGCTGCGCCGCGAGCTGAAGGAGCGCGTGGGAGAGCTGCCGGGAGAGGGCCGGCTGGAGCTGCACCTGGAGCCCGGCTACGGCCGGCGCGCGGACCACCTGCTGCACGTGGCGCGCGAGCGCGGAGCGGACCTGGTGGTGGTGGGCACGCACCAGCGCGCGGGCCTGCAGCGGTGGTGGCACGGCTCGGTGTCCGAGGGCGTGCTGCGGCACGCCGAGCAGTCCGTGGTGTGCGTGCCTCCCCAGCAGGGAGCATCCCGGCAGCCCTCGCCGCCGCGCACGCTGCTGGTGCCGGTGGACTTCAGCGAGGCGAGCCTGCGGGCCATCGCCCAGGCGCGCCTGATGGTGGGCGAGGGCGGGCGCATCCACCTGCTGCACGTGCACCACAAGCGGCTGGGAGACCCGGACTGGACGGACCACTACGGCGTGCTGCCCGAGCCCCCCGCCGAGCGCCAGGAGGTGCTGCGCCGGCTGGAGGCGCTGGTGCCCCAGGGCGAGCAGGGCGTGCGCTGGAGCGTGGAGGGCGTGAGCGCCGCGGACATCCCGGTGGCCATCTGCCAGGCCGCCGAGCGCGAGGGGGTGGACCTGGTCTGCGTGGGGGCCACGGAGACGCGGCTGGGCCGCATCGGCGGCCTTGCCCGGGAGCTGATGGCGCGCTGCCACCGCCCTGTCCTGGTGGTGCCACCCACGGCGGCGGCCGGAGAACCCCGGGGGTGGGCCCCCGAGGGCATCCACCAGCAGTGA
- a CDS encoding Fis family transcriptional regulator: MLIPRGYREEELVSNRASLLLYGGTEEERRAWAQEAAHHFEQEGALIEVRQASELAEALRRPKGVVLIADVSKLGLEAQGTILRCLQTQEERPKLVLGMTGSAESALERGALREDLHYRLHQAQVDLSAPGLREQLKKRWAVLAEQRAAKEAAEREQAERERQEALVRKPGTVTRLTPQQRKVPQAKAAPRKASRR; encoded by the coding sequence GTGTTGATACCGCGCGGCTATCGCGAAGAGGAGCTCGTCTCGAACCGCGCCTCGTTGTTGCTCTATGGGGGGACGGAGGAGGAGCGGCGTGCGTGGGCGCAGGAGGCGGCACATCACTTCGAGCAGGAGGGCGCGCTCATCGAGGTGCGCCAGGCGTCGGAGCTCGCCGAGGCGCTGAGGCGCCCCAAGGGCGTGGTGCTCATCGCGGACGTGTCGAAGCTGGGGCTGGAGGCGCAGGGCACCATCCTGCGCTGCCTGCAGACGCAGGAGGAGCGGCCCAAGCTGGTGCTGGGGATGACGGGCTCGGCGGAGTCGGCGCTGGAGCGCGGCGCGCTGCGAGAAGACTTGCACTACCGGCTGCACCAGGCGCAGGTGGACCTGAGCGCGCCGGGGCTGCGCGAGCAGCTGAAGAAGCGCTGGGCGGTGCTGGCGGAGCAGCGCGCGGCGAAGGAGGCGGCCGAGCGCGAGCAGGCCGAGCGCGAGCGTCAGGAGGCCCTGGTGCGCAAGCCGGGCACGGTGACGCGGCTGACGCCGCAGCAGCGCAAGGTGCCGCAGGCGAAGGCGGCCCCGCGCAAGGCCAGCCGAAGGTAG
- a CDS encoding nuclear transport factor 2 family protein: MDDKSVAQRAAEVVERSQRALARKELEEYLACFAEDAELFDPMAPPMKGHAQMRQGLQGLMQLMARVELLELKLFPVKRSVGFKVTIRFVTHTGREAVMESVEVFEVNEDFKISKATSYWDPEPLMKLLAP; this comes from the coding sequence ATGGATGACAAGAGCGTGGCGCAGCGGGCCGCGGAGGTGGTGGAGCGCTCGCAGCGGGCGCTGGCGCGCAAGGAGCTGGAGGAGTACCTGGCGTGCTTCGCGGAGGACGCGGAGCTGTTCGACCCGATGGCGCCGCCCATGAAGGGGCACGCGCAGATGCGCCAGGGGCTGCAGGGGCTGATGCAGCTGATGGCGCGGGTGGAGCTGCTGGAGCTGAAGCTGTTCCCGGTGAAGCGCTCGGTGGGCTTCAAGGTGACGATCCGCTTCGTGACCCACACGGGCCGCGAGGCCGTCATGGAGTCGGTGGAAGTCTTCGAGGTGAACGAGGACTTCAAGATCAGCAAGGCGACGAGCTACTGGGACCCCGAGCCGCTGATGAAGCTGCTCGCGCCGTAG
- a CDS encoding O-acetyl-ADP-ribose deacetylase produces the protein MSDSRLELFQGDITKVTADAIVNAANSSLLGGGGVDGAIHRAAGKELLEECRTLNGCPTGEARITRGYKLPARHVIHTVGPRWQGGGRGEAGQLARCYQSVFALVEKHGLRSVAFPSISTGVYGYPIEKASRIALREVQAALQRLPQVEKVTVVLFTPWDLQVYQRALAGEPEPEGGLGR, from the coding sequence ATGAGCGACTCACGACTGGAGCTGTTCCAGGGCGACATCACGAAGGTGACGGCCGATGCCATCGTCAACGCGGCCAACTCCTCCCTGCTGGGGGGCGGGGGCGTGGATGGGGCCATCCATCGGGCCGCCGGCAAGGAGCTGCTGGAGGAGTGCCGCACGCTCAACGGCTGCCCCACCGGTGAGGCGCGCATCACCCGGGGCTACAAGCTCCCCGCCCGCCACGTCATCCACACCGTCGGCCCCCGCTGGCAGGGAGGAGGACGGGGCGAGGCCGGCCAGCTCGCGCGCTGCTACCAGAGCGTCTTCGCGCTGGTGGAGAAGCACGGCCTGCGCTCGGTGGCCTTCCCCTCCATCTCCACGGGTGTGTACGGCTACCCCATCGAGAAGGCCTCGCGCATCGCGCTGAGGGAAGTCCAGGCGGCGCTGCAGCGGCTGCCCCAGGTGGAGAAGGTGACGGTGGTCCTCTTCACCCCGTGGGATCTCCAGGTGTACCAGCGGGCGCTGGCCGGCGAGCCCGAGCCGGAGGGTGGGCTCGGACGATGA